From a single Triplophysa rosa linkage group LG17, Trosa_1v2, whole genome shotgun sequence genomic region:
- the LOC130568289 gene encoding uncharacterized protein LOC130568289 isoform X2: MMETDPDWAPSLHLGHTEIKQTNPARSARRNKREQLKKNTPHPADDQMMTHQAKESDQLHTEEGTHNFTQEDAGTQTECALCMHKCVEINSLLDENRQSGCDLCLMSDGFFGGDDDQVQYYTGLPNLGTFTALLHFLVPLIPDQMKILIPFQMLLLTIMRLRLDLPAQHLAHHFHVSPTTANSTFKETVAFLYTNLKRSIVWPDRDTLCKIMPSQFVESFGRRVAVIIDCFEILTGKPSNLNSHGKFFSRYTHDQTIKYLIGITLKGSVCFISNGWSGYRNDKHITQNSGLLDNLLPGDIVLDSRGFDKKNVGKLCTEVRLPALTNDSCQPTAKDVEQTSKMANHIPVEGAIKNVCQQYKILTGTIPIDMALTCKGENVTFLDKIVTVCCALTNQCQTVA, from the coding sequence ATGATGGAGACTGACCCCGACTGGGCACCATCCCTACATCTGGGCCACACAGAGATTAAACAGACTAATCCTGCACGCTCTGCAAGACGCAATAAGCGTGAACAACTAAAGAAAAACACACCACATCCAGCTGATGACCAGATGATGACCCACCAGGCTAAAGAAAGTGATCAGTTACACACTGAGGAGGGGACACACAACTTCACTCAAGAGGATGCAGGAACACAGACTGAATGTGCCTTGTGCATGCACAAATGTGTAGAAATAAACAGCCTGTTGGATGAAAACAGACAATCAGGATGTGACCTCTGTCTGATGTCTGATGGTTTTTTTGGAGGTGATGATGATCAAGTACAGTACTATACAGGTCTTCCAAACCTGGGAACCTTTACagcattattacattttttggttCCCCTCATACCAgaccaaatgaaaattcttattCCATTTCAAATGCTACTGTTAACTATTATGCGCCTCCGATTGGATCTGCCTGCACAACATCTGGCCCATCACTTTCATGTTTCCCCAACAACAGCGAACAGTACATTCAAAGAAACTGTGGCGTTTCTATATACAAACCTGAAACGTTCAATTGTATGGCCAGACAGAGACACTTTGTGCAAAATTATGCCTTCCCAGTTTGTGGAGTCATTTGGACGCAGAGTGGCAGTGATCATCGACTGTTTTGAGATTTTAACAGGGAAACCATCCAATCTAAATTCACATGGCAAATTTTTTTCCCGCTACACGCACGATCAGACTATTAAGTATTTGATAGGTATTACGCTCAAGGGGTCTGTTTGTTTCATATCAAATGGGTGGAGTGGTTATAGAAATGACAAACATATAACGCAGAACAGTGGTCTTCTTGACAATTTGTTGCCAGGAGACATTGTCTTGGATAGTAGAGgttttgacaagaaaaatgtTGGAAAGTTGTGTACTGAGGTCAGACTGCCAGCCCTTACAAACGACAGCTGTCAGCCAACTGCAAAAGATGTAGAGCAGACTAGCAAAATGGCAAATCATATCCCTGTTGAAGGTGCCATCAAAAATGTATGTCAGCAGTATAAAATCTTAACAGGAACCATACCAATTGACATGGCACTTACTTGTAAAGGTGAGAACGTAACATTTTTGGATAAGATTGTCACTGTCTGTTGTGCACTGACGAACCAATGTCAGACTGTTGCATAA
- the LOC130568289 gene encoding uncharacterized protein LOC130568289 isoform X1 — translation MVNSCCVNNCRNRSHDRRGKRIENGVRYFRFPTWKQHFGTQISELTKLRRMEWVAAVRRKNIIFDSISRHMFVCSRHFHKGKPAYEMMETDPDWAPSLHLGHTEIKQTNPARSARRNKREQLKKNTPHPADDQMMTHQAKESDQLHTEEGTHNFTQEDAGTQTECALCMHKCVEINSLLDENRQSGCDLCLMSDGFFGGDDDQVQYYTGLPNLGTFTALLHFLVPLIPDQMKILIPFQMLLLTIMRLRLDLPAQHLAHHFHVSPTTANSTFKETVAFLYTNLKRSIVWPDRDTLCKIMPSQFVESFGRRVAVIIDCFEILTGKPSNLNSHGKFFSRYTHDQTIKYLIGITLKGSVCFISNGWSGYRNDKHITQNSGLLDNLLPGDIVLDSRGFDKKNVGKLCTEVRLPALTNDSCQPTAKDVEQTSKMANHIPVEGAIKNVCQQYKILTGTIPIDMALTCKGENVTFLDKIVTVCCALTNQCQTVA, via the exons atggtaaaCAGTTGCTGTGTAAATAACTGTCGTAATCGCAGTCACGACCGACGTGGAAAGCGTATAGAAAATGGAGTGCGATATTTCAGATTTCCCACTTGGAAACAACACTTTGGAACTCAGATTTCCGAGTTAACAAAGCTGCGTCGCATGGAGTGGGTGGCAGCAGTTAGACGGAAAAACATAATCTTCGACAGCATTTCTCGACACATGTTTGTATGTTCACGGCATTTTCACAAAG GTAAACCTGCATACGAGATGATGGAGACTGACCCCGACTGGGCACCATCCCTACATCTGGGCCACACAGAGATTAAACAGACTAATCCTGCACGCTCTGCAAGACGCAATAAGCGTGAACAACTAAAGAAAAACACACCACATCCAGCTGATGACCAGATGATGACCCACCAGGCTAAAGAAAGTGATCAGTTACACACTGAGGAGGGGACACACAACTTCACTCAAGAGGATGCAGGAACACAGACTGAATGTGCCTTGTGCATGCACAAATGTGTAGAAATAAACAGCCTGTTGGATGAAAACAGACAATCAGGATGTGACCTCTGTCTGATGTCTGATGGTTTTTTTGGAGGTGATGATGATCAAGTACAGTACTATACAGGTCTTCCAAACCTGGGAACCTTTACagcattattacattttttggttCCCCTCATACCAgaccaaatgaaaattcttattCCATTTCAAATGCTACTGTTAACTATTATGCGCCTCCGATTGGATCTGCCTGCACAACATCTGGCCCATCACTTTCATGTTTCCCCAACAACAGCGAACAGTACATTCAAAGAAACTGTGGCGTTTCTATATACAAACCTGAAACGTTCAATTGTATGGCCAGACAGAGACACTTTGTGCAAAATTATGCCTTCCCAGTTTGTGGAGTCATTTGGACGCAGAGTGGCAGTGATCATCGACTGTTTTGAGATTTTAACAGGGAAACCATCCAATCTAAATTCACATGGCAAATTTTTTTCCCGCTACACGCACGATCAGACTATTAAGTATTTGATAGGTATTACGCTCAAGGGGTCTGTTTGTTTCATATCAAATGGGTGGAGTGGTTATAGAAATGACAAACATATAACGCAGAACAGTGGTCTTCTTGACAATTTGTTGCCAGGAGACATTGTCTTGGATAGTAGAGgttttgacaagaaaaatgtTGGAAAGTTGTGTACTGAGGTCAGACTGCCAGCCCTTACAAACGACAGCTGTCAGCCAACTGCAAAAGATGTAGAGCAGACTAGCAAAATGGCAAATCATATCCCTGTTGAAGGTGCCATCAAAAATGTATGTCAGCAGTATAAAATCTTAACAGGAACCATACCAATTGACATGGCACTTACTTGTAAAGGTGAGAACGTAACATTTTTGGATAAGATTGTCACTGTCTGTTGTGCACTGACGAACCAATGTCAGACTGTTGCATAA